The genome window ttatttctaTTTATCAATGACAAATGTTCGTGTCAACACTTCTCAGTTCCACATTATGTCAACGTGAAATCACAAACCCCATCTTTAAAGACGTATCACTCTCTCAGACCTAATGATCATAAGACGCCATTAATTCTCTTATAACATATCTCGAACTCTCTGAGATTGACTCTCTAGAATGCTGTCATAGACAGAGCGATAAACACTGAGGACCTCAAGCGCAGTGGGCCGCAACTTGGGATCTTTTTTCTTGCACTCTGTGTGGatctgaaacaaatgaaaatggatGACATCACTTTCTAGGACATTCCCCAATAAAAACCGTGTCACATCTGGAATCTTCCAGATGTCTGTCTTTTCATCATAGTCAGGCATGAGTCCATCTGAAAACGGCACATCCTCCCCGTGGGGCCACAACTGCTCAGGAGCAACAAAGTCTCCGGTTATCTCATGGTGGCCACACTTCACTCCTCGATGTGCCCTTATTACCTCAGGAAGTGCATCGAGGTCGTTGGCCAACAGACGCATGTCAGATGCAAGAAGAAACTGGCTGAGAGTTTTGTGTAGGTCATTGGAGTCACACATCACACGGATGCCCACCGGACTGGCGTGCAGGTACGCCAGGAAGGCAACGTAGTCTATCGCCAACTGCAGCCGTGTATGCCATGAGTTTCTCCAGCGATATCGTTCTTCGGCAAGGGTGACGTCGAGGGTCAGTGATGATCCAAAAGGATGGTATTCTGTAACAAACATACCTTCTTCCTCACATGCACCTACAAGCGTTACAACGTGGACGCTCTGCAAGGAACGCAGCATTGACACACCATGGAGGAAATCATCTTTATAGTCCTGAGACGACAAGACCGAGAGAGCGACCTTCTGCCCTTGCCATTCTGACAAATAGACCTGGAAAACACAATTAGGCATTCGTGTAAGTCTCTAAAGACAGTAGGTTTCACAAAAACAGAAGAACTAAAGCAAAATCCATCTTCAGACCTTTTTTACAGCTCCCTGTCCAATGAGCTTAACTCGTCGTACCTCAGCATGAATTTCTGGACACTTGAGGCAAGGGGTACATGTGGTCATAGTTCCGATTTTAAAGTGGCTAGGTGGACACCTCTTGAGTGCTGAGGGAGGACTAGTGTCCTCATACAGGGCATCTAAGTAGAAATACAGCAGTATATTGGCAAAGAGGAGAGCTGCCAGGCAAAGCACAACTACAGGCAGTCCGCTCCTTGGCCCAAGTGTGCCAAAGTTAGAAGTGCCACCCATACTGACATCTTAACCTGTtgatcaaaaaaacaaaatatgtttaactagtcaatatttaaatacaagttaaaagtataagagaatacaaaataaatgattcggcgttttaataactttttacaaaaagtacttttcacatttaaaaagtttttaaggtTTAGCTCATTTAGGTGTTAACGCGTGTCTTACACTTTGTCTAAATGTACgtaaattgtaaattaatcTAAAcggcaaaatatttaaaataaagaaaacaaaatcaatcaaaTCTCTTGTCAGAAATAAATCGATGTTTTCAACACACCTTTTTGCATAAGAATAAACGTGTTCTTCCCCGGCAGCGGACGCGTCTGTTTATGCGGTTTTGAaactatacattttaacattaagtAATTCAATCCACGCTGCCAAATCCCATCGTATAATGTTATTTTTCCGGATCGTCTCGCTCTACGAAGTGTACAAGAGCAGTTTACTGTGCCCGGAACACAGATCGCCATCTAGTGTCTTGTCAGTGAATAAACTAGCAGGTACACAGTTGATGTAGGTAGGCCTGGTTGCCTTGAGCTTCAGAGGATACAGTGGGTATGACCTAGACTAGGTCACTTAGTCCTAGCCTATAACAATGTGTTTGATCTAGCCTACCATTCTTAACATCTTtgtctaaaatgtaaattaaaatacttaaagTAATCATGTCATAATGTAGTGTCagataaatatgtttttgtctcTTTCCTCCGCAGTAAGGAACGCTGAGAGAATGACGTCATCAGACGTTCCGCATATAATCACTTTCAAAATTATTAAGAGGCCGAAAATATTTAGTTGACTAgttgaaatattataataaacattaaaataacttCCCTTTGTGCAAGTACTGTGTCAATACTTTTATGTTCTATCACTGATGGCATTTTGGACATTGATTTCTACGTGGATTTTTGgatcattttaaagaaaccaGTTTGACACATTAGGTGTTTACGTTATTAGTTACACACAATGTGTTCCTTAACCAAAACGAGTTATCTTTTATTCATAAGAGAACTAACGTGCCACAGAAGCGTGTGTTTTCACTGTTTCCATGGATAACgtgtattaaatattaaagcatttGGTGTCAATTTGACACCCTCGTGACACGAGCTATTTATCAGCATAGACCTTTAATGTAATGGCAAAGCACTTCGCCCGGGTCCGACTCTAATTTCAGTCCAACGCAAATTGTATAATGTAGATGTTTAACGGCAAAATGGAGCGCCGGGCATCGAGGGCTCATGAGGAGCACAGAGCAGAGAGGAGGGTGAGATTCCGGGTGGCTTCAGCGCACAGTGGACGCGTCCTGCAGGAGGTCTTCAGAGAGGATGCGCTCGAGGACTCTGCGGACACAGACACAACGGTCAGCTCAGAGCCCGAGCGCGCCAGCTCGCCCGCCATCAGTGAGGCAAACAGTCATTTGAGCGGCCTGGTGGGGCATGAAGCTGACGACAGCGGCAGCGAGCCCGATGAGCTCCTCATGTACGCCAGTGTCGCAAAAGAAAAGTTGTTTACCGGGAAGCGCGTGAACATTTTCAGTAAGAACGGGACCATCCGGGGCGTCAGAGACAAAGTGAGTGCTGGACAGGTGCTATTTAACAACCTGTCCAAAGTGTATGGGGTAAGTGTGATGCAGTGttcttaaatgcattttttaaaccaaagtttagtaaagggatagttcacatatAATTGTCTTGTCATCATCTTTTAATCACcatcattttgaaaaatatatggtagtggttttatgtccatatggtccattgttgtttggttccttaacaacattcttcaaaatatattttgtattctgctGAGGAAATTtataggttttgaatgacatgagtgtgtgtaaatgatgaaaataaactttatttttcggTGATCTATCCCAATAATGAATCAGTTGCTGGGAAAAGGGGACTCTCTCACCCTTATTTAGACATGCAAGCTAAAGAAGCCTATGAGTGTCTGTTGCTGTTACAAAAGGCTCCTTTTACAcattgtaaaactttgctgtggTGTTAAGGCAGGTTTGCCAGttacttactgtagatttaatttacaattttgtttgaaatataaacttACCTTGTTCTTAtatagatttagatttttttaatatttttactagaaaacaaaacgTGTAGcctaatataaaaatgtatttattttttgaagtgTAATGTCAGTAATGAgtccagtctcttcttgctcattctgaaaaacaaaagtctAAATGTTCTAATTTTGATTATTGTACagtttaactcaaattaaaCGCAGTACTTATAGGAAAATATGAAGCAGTAATCAAATCTACAGTACGTTACAACTGACCTATGCCAGTTGTGTTGTATAATTCTTCAGagttatgtgtgtttgttgcctTCACCCTATAACGGATCATTATAATTATCATGTTCAGATTTTAAGGTTCTAGTTAATATTTGACATCCTGATTATCACAGGATAGCTTTTATCAAAATAACTACACCTTTTAGTCATTTATGTGATGAATTTCTATTGATAGTTATTATTGTATGGTATTATATAAATGATCATGTGACTGATGATATACTGTTGACCTTTGATATTTGATtaacttttttctttcaaaGGACTCCCTTGTTTTGAATCGCCTAAAAGACCTTGAGCAGATGCCTAAAAACAGCTTCTGAATGGCCTGCAGCAGAGCATGCTGGGTCACAAAGTACTAGGGTGTCGCTCCGGTGGATGTCCATGAGGCTTCAGTATACATGAAAGTAATGAACAGTTGCCAATGAATTTCCTGATAAGTgatttataatatgtatatattgtggttctgtaattatattttatattagctttttgcaaaaatgttcttgaataaatgaaactaaatgaatGAGACTATGTCAACAGATTGTTGTAACTGTCTTTGTTTGTAGTCCTTGTTTTCTGTAGTTGACCATGTGTTGTGATGAAACTCTATAGGCCTATTCCTTTGATTTGATAGGAAATAAGATGTTGTGATCAAAGTTTTATACatagtacatttttattaaataaaaaatgaaaaccacactctttttgaaacatttatttgtataatatttcttgattatatattatttatatcccttgttttttaaaaaaactgccTTTGGTTCCAAAAGCCATTATAGAATCATCCTGTCTTAAGTGAATATTCAACAAGCTcaatgttataaaatgtttcaaaatggaAATCATCATGCTAGGATTTAGGAGTTTAGGAGAATAATCTGTAGGTGTGTTTTTGAAGTACATTACCTGTAAATTAATGTTAACACAAACAGCTGTTTCCTACACAAACAAAACTCAATAATTAATAAGATCAGATGATAAGAAAGATCAGCTTTCTCTGCATTATTCAGCTTGATCCCTGAAAGGGAGTGAGATCGAGAGTGAATGCTTATCATGATGTTATTGCTAGCAATAGTATCTtatgaatttgtattttattatctaAACATCTTTGCATGATTTGTGTCATGCAAAcggtttaaaaatattttaatacatttctaagAAAATTGTTAACAACTaaaacattcaattcaattttatttatatagcacttttcacaatgtgcattgctCCAAAGTCGCTtcacaggagaaaataagaaaattacaaaaaacctcattttagatcattttattaaataacaaataataaatgcagtctcaccgtggtttatttagcatattttgcATTAAGTGAATGCTTGGCTGTAAACATATGTCTTTAATCTAGGTTCAAGTTTTTTGCCAAGTTAGTAATTTGACGGACAAACTACTTATGAACTGCATATGAACTCATCTTGAAGTAGTAATTGTGCATGAATGGTAAAAATTTTAACTGAACGATCAGAAGACAGTAAGGAGAACAAAGACACCATACAGTAAAGCACAGGGATACGCCACCAGCAGTTGCTGTCCTCCCATATCAAGAGTGGAAGTGAATATCTTAGAGGCTGACAGACTGCACCAGCCAATCACGAACAAGGCCAATAATGTGCCCAGAAGTCCTCtgcattaaaacacaacaaagccACTAGTTATCCAAATGCAACCAACCTGAAATGATCTcataaactaaatgaaatacGTAACATACTCACTGAAGGGAATAAACCACAGCAACGGTGGAGAGCACTACCATAGGCAGGAGACAATATCCAAGCACGCTTGCCACAGATCCACAGGATATGCTGTAGCTACTCATCACGTTCAACAGCATGTACATCCCAACACATCCCAGAGCGCTGATGCCATACACATATCCAAAGTGTGCTTTCCCTGCCTGCAAAGTGAATACACTagcacaaaatacacacacaaatacaaatagcAGGTGCTCTGGACATTAGGGAATGTTTTCAATTCTTATTTTGATGAATCATTTTGTACCTCTAGTTAATGGTTTCACCATTTCACTTCTGGTGTAATGTAATGCCCAAAGTTTCAAGATGTAGGTAATACCATCAAAAGTGTGGCTCCAAGGCCAATGCAGAAGAGAATGGGGCCAGTGAGGTCGGTCTCGTTCATTATGCTGCCATCCGCTGGTTTCAGTGGATTTAACACAGTCAGAGTCTTCTGCCAGATATGGTCAAAGTTAATGCCCAGCTCTGaggaaaaacaaatgtgttttatttgtgttatgtaATTACATTAAACATGACAAATTCTTTAAATTACTTCATAATAAATATCTTGTGTTAATACCTTCCAAGAGTGGCGGCTCTTGCTCAAATGAATCTGTATATTCTGTTTGTTCAGGTTGTGCACTAGGCTGAAACACTTGCCCAGTATAAAGAGTTTGGGTAGTATACTCATCTTGTAAGGGGCCGTTACCGTCACTGCCAACCAGACAGTAAACAATGAAACTGCATCCCCATTAAACTAAATCAAACACAGTGTACATTATGTGATGTACATTGGTAAGTCGTATAAAAGATTTAAAGTGTGGTGAGGTTAGACTTACACATCATCATACTCTGGATTGAGGTAGGTTGGATCATAGCCATATATCTCTTCTTGGCCTTCTGTATAATACCCAGATTGATAGAAGTCCTGATCTAAGTTGTGAAAGTCTCCCATGCTGGTTAAGAAAATGAAACGTGTGCATGCAAGTTCAAGCAAACGTTTGGATGATTTCTGAATCAGTGTTAAGATAAAGATTTGTTAAACAATTCTCAACAGGTTTCCTACCTTTGTGTGTTCTTCCGTGTTTGATTTGCACAACTTAATTTGTCTTGCGGGTTTGCTTGGTCACTGAGCAGCTGTTTGTCGTGTATTAGTGTATGAGATGCTATTTATAGTCTTCTATTTTTACTTGAGAGACACTAGCAGGACTGTCATTGGGCTGGGAGTTAATAGTGTAAACCCATCCTTTCGATATATAGATCTTACATTGCTAAATTTGTGCATTATTaacaatacaattatatttatcaGTTAAAACAGTTCATTCTTGTAACATAATTATAGAGTTTAAAGACATTATTGATAATATAGTAAATTTATCAAACATCTCATACTTTATTTACAATTGTAAATAATGATGATCAAACATAcagcatattcattttgaacaCCCTGTTTATACACAGCTTCCAGCAATTTAGAAAAGTCATGGATGTGACTCATTTGCAAGTAAGTAAATTGgtacagcttttttatttttaaaatgtgatataacagaaaacattttagtaCATTTAATTACATCATACAATGCAATTTCAAAATTACTACACATTTGTGTAGGTTGGCATAAAACACGctgctgtaaaataaaagttatatcCAGCAAAGGCTCATTGGCCCATAGCTGTATCAGGGGCATAATCATAAAGAATATAAATTCTGTCTCGTATTCAAACCaatcaaaatataaatcttGTATATCAAAAAAGGATTTAGAATTTTTGTGgttagtgtttatttttgtaatgagAGTATTTTCTAAATGCTGTTACATTATTCAGTTTCTCTTACATGCAGTCTAGGGAATGTTTGTAGAAACTACgtaaatgtcctaatttaactaaggcttAGTCATGGCTTACtctaaaaccattttttttgtttctgtgacCCTCAATACTTTCATTATTCAAAGAAACGGTTAGTTGCAGCATGCAATATCAAGaatatacacacatgcacacaagcatgcacacacacatgcacacacacacacacacacacacacacacaactaaggtgaacattccattccattccattttctaccgcttatccaaactacctcgggtcacggggagcctgtgcctatctcaggagtcatcgggcatcaaggcaggatacaccctggatggattgccaacccatcgcagggcacacacactcactcattcattcactcacgcactcaccctacggacaattttggTAGGTGAAcataattttcataatttaaaatgatatctATGTGTCACTGGAAACTGCAGTCGAGCCCATATTAAAATCTTCTGCTTGTGTTAAAAAGGTGACACTAGATTCCTCACTGCtgtgtaaaagaaaaacacatcaatGCACTATACAGCAGTAATGAAGCAgaacaaaaagacaataaaTAGTTCCTTTGCTTATTTGttgaaaaatcaaaataaatgtttttacacttaTATTTAAACAGATCTCTATGTTAGAACTAAACATATAGGTGTCTTCCACAATATATACAAAATCacagttttacacatttctgtaaGCCAGATATAGCCACTGTTGCTCACCTTGGATCACTGCTACACGGATTCCCCTCAAAATCTGCAAGAGCTGGGGCATCAATGGGTTTCCTTATGGGGATCAAAAAATACACTCACACATgttccaaaaatgttttatccaaaaagttaaaaaaaggaGTATCGACTAGAAGATGCTTACTTTGATTTCTTGCTGTTCATTTTGGCAAAGAGCAGTCTGAGaactctttctctttgttcccATCTCATCTCTGATATGTCCGTTCTGTGTTTCCTTAGATTACTGtggaaataaaacaatgttgttaTTGACCTGTTTTGTTAGTTAGTTATTAGAGAATTCggaacataaacaaacaagcacaaacaGATTTTGAGAACTCTTACCCTGTCTCAACCTCCTGCGAGCCAGTGGATACACTGTTTTGTATGTGAGCGTAATCCCTTCTACCTGACAGGACCTCATTCATCCTCTTGCTACGAGTCACCTCTCCCTCCAGTCTGCAAGCATAGCATCATCTAAACAATCATAGTATAAAAACAGCTGGAAGATTCATTGAATGTAAGTTGAGTCACACTCTCCAAATCAGCAATATAGTTAACCTCTGAGTTAGGATCTCCTGCTTGACTTGGTTCAGAGCTTCATGGAACAGGATCTCTGTGTCTGTACGCTGCTCCACTATACTGCGGGCCAGCTTCTTCACTCGGCTCAGCTCCCTCTCTCGTAAGGTCAGGAGCTTCTGAAGTTTACCCAGCTCTACCCCGCTGGCCTGAGTTCTGACCTTGGCACGGTGCTTGACACTGACTTTCTCACATTCAAACTCAGCTACCGTGCTGGCCAGCGCCCTCTCCAGTGTGGACACCTTGACCTTCATCTCAGTGATCTGGCTTCGCTGGGTTGTAATCTGAGAGACTGTGTCATTCATTATCAGTTGGCTTGTCTCCTGCAGGATGAATGAATGGGGTCCACTAAAACTCATGTTTCTTGGGCAAGCTCtataatgttttcaaataattaatgaattatatgtaagggataatgtacaggcagccggttgttatcgcagaaaaaAGCCCCGACATGTATCAGACTGAAGGTTGTTATTTcacgataacagccggctgcttgtacattatcgcgcttattacacagctttttgccacatgagaaaaattggacatgaaatgtgaacttaaaatattttattagatatGTTTTACCCGATGCAGACCTTCTGCGAGGAAAAGCCATTCACGGTTTCAAGGTaggacgttcaaatgtcacgaacaggcaatatgatttaataatttgtaaatacaatgtTATGTATGTcatttaaagacatatttatatttaatttgtccaaaaaaaaacctgtcaaaagtATTTGCTGCATCTGGGTGACAGTGTGTGAGAGGTTGTTATcagggaataacgaacctgcaaaggtcgcaactggccaatcagaaccAAGCACTCCAACGAACCGTGTAATAATAATACGAtatgaattgtttatttttacacacaGCTAGTGAGAGGTTGGACACATCTACCAATCAGACTTCTCGTGATGTTTCATGTGATCACCTTTTGCTGGGTGAGGTTGTCGTTTTTCTCTGGCAGCGCTGCATTTCTCTTCCGCAGATCCTCGACTTCTTTGATGTGGTAACTCAGTGCCTTGTTTAAACGCACATTCTCTTTGAACACAGAGCGAGAAGCTACATCCAGCTGTCTGATGGGACCAAGACAGAAGTCTCATTTCAAATATCCTAAAATCTCACAAAAAAGTTGTTCCAATAGTACCAGGTATGGAAAGGTATAGTGTAGTTCGGATGCAGGGGGAGATAGGGAAGGTACTTACACAATGGCCTCATTGTGAGCTTTCTCTGCAAGCACAGCAATGTTTTGTTCAGCTTCCTGCTCTAGATGAAACTTAAGATATGTAAGATcgagtgagtgagggagggagTGAATGGGTAAAGATGATAGAGATATTGTTTATTCTTTCCTTTATACCTTGTCATTTAGGAACTTTTGCTCCATTCTTTTAAGAGTTTTCTGATGATCTAAATCGGCATTGTCcaaactttctttcatctgtatataaaaatatatacgtCAAACTTTATTGAGATACTTATAcactgctaaataaataaatagcatcTTACATTTCTAAGTTCTTGCTCCATTTGTGGCTTCTTCTCAAGGAAGTCATTAATGATCCTGAGCTCCTCTTGAATAATTCTAAACTCACTAGATCTCTTTTCAAACTTCTCCTCCAGTTTACCAATCCTCAGAGTAAAATCAGTGATCTGTGATGGCAAATCCATGAAAACCGATGAGTAACGACGACCAATTCACCTCCTCACAATTGAGataagttttaatattttactctTCATTTCTACTAATAttgtacaatttatttttaataaaattttgaGTTCAATGTCAGAATGTAGAAAGTACTTCTAAGGCCACAATACGTAATTTGTacatatatgggtcaatgacaaataagattttcaagaagaaaaaaaaatattttaagcaaaacagtttgaaaatgtatttttatgtccaaaaaaatgtattgtgttgatttatattgg of Triplophysa dalaica isolate WHDGS20190420 chromosome 11, ASM1584641v1, whole genome shotgun sequence contains these proteins:
- the pomk gene encoding protein O-mannose kinase isoform X2, whose protein sequence is MGGTSNFGTLGPRSGLPVVVLCLAALLFANILLYFYLDALYEDTSPPSALKRCPPSHFKIGTMTTCTPCLKCPEIHAEVYLSEWQGQKVALSVLSSQDYKDDFLHGVSMLRSLQSVHVVTLVGACEEEGMFVTEYHPFGSSLTLDVTLAEERYRWRNSWHTRLQLAIDYVAFLAYLHASPVGIRVMCDSNDLHKTLSQFLLASDMRLLANDLDALPEVIRAHRGVKCGHHEITGDFVAPEQLWPHGEDVPFSDGLMPDYDEKTDIWKIPDVTRFLLGNVLESDVIHFHLFQIHTECKKKDPKLRPTALEVLSVYRSVYDSILESQSQRVRDML
- the pomk gene encoding protein O-mannose kinase isoform X1, which codes for MGGTSNFGTLGPRSGLPVVVLCLAALLFANILLYFYLDALYEDTSPPSALKRCPPSHFKIGTMTTCTPCLKCPEIHAEVRRVKLIGQGAVKKVYLSEWQGQKVALSVLSSQDYKDDFLHGVSMLRSLQSVHVVTLVGACEEEGMFVTEYHPFGSSLTLDVTLAEERYRWRNSWHTRLQLAIDYVAFLAYLHASPVGIRVMCDSNDLHKTLSQFLLASDMRLLANDLDALPEVIRAHRGVKCGHHEITGDFVAPEQLWPHGEDVPFSDGLMPDYDEKTDIWKIPDVTRFLLGNVLESDVIHFHLFQIHTECKKKDPKLRPTALEVLSVYRSVYDSILESQSQRVRDML
- the grxcr1b gene encoding glutaredoxin domain-containing cysteine-rich protein 1 produces the protein MFNGKMERRASRAHEEHRAERRVRFRVASAHSGRVLQEVFREDALEDSADTDTTVSSEPERASSPAISEANSHLSGLVGHEADDSGSEPDELLMYASVAKEKLFTGKRVNIFSKNGTIRGVRDKVSAGQVLFNNLSKVYGDSLVLNRLKDLEQMPKNSF
- the zgc:123321 gene encoding protein YIPF5-like, coding for MGDFHNLDQDFYQSGYYTEGQEEIYGYDPTYLNPEYDDVDGNGPLQDEYTTQTLYTGQVFQPSAQPEQTEYTDSFEQEPPLLEELGINFDHIWQKTLTVLNPLKPADGSIMNETDLTGPILFCIGLGATLLMAGKAHFGYVYGISALGCVGMYMLLNVMSSYSISCGSVASVLGYCLLPMVVLSTVAVVYSLQGLLGTLLALFVIGWCSLSASKIFTSTLDMGGQQLLVAYPCALLYGVFVLLTVF
- the bbof1 gene encoding basal body-orientation factor 1-like isoform X2 — its product is MPIKKGKKGKGKGKKDGKQESKRDKESDIERAKANAALWEARCDMTETSRIEYHETAGRLAKANEHLTDLQHKTEKKTIDIIAVLREKDVENEEKIAALEQRIQIEKTRSSQEKDSLITDFTLRIGKLEEKFEKRSSEFRIIQEELRIINDFLEKKPQMEQELRNMKESLDNADLDHQKTLKRMEQKFLNDKFHLEQEAEQNIAVLAEKAHNEAIVQLDVASRSVFKENVRLNKALSYHIKEVEDLRKRNAALPEKNDNLTQQKETSQLIMNDTVSQITTQRSQITEMKVKVSTLERALASTVAEFECEKVSVKHRAKVRTQASGVELGKLQKLLTLRERELSRVKKLARSIVEQRTDTEILFHEALNQVKQEILTQRLEGEVTRSKRMNEVLSGRRDYAHIQNSVSTGSQEVETGNLRKHRTDISEMRWEQRERVLRLLFAKMNSKKSKKPIDAPALADFEGNPCSSDPSEESSVTFLTQAEDFNMGSTAVSSDT
- the bbof1 gene encoding basal body-orientation factor 1-like isoform X3, whose amino-acid sequence is MPIKKGKKGKGKGKKDGKQESKRDKESDIERAKANAALWEARCDMTETSRIEYHETAGRLAKANEHLTDLQHKTEKKTIDIIAVLREKDVENEEKMKESLDNADLDHQKTLKRMEQKFLNDKFHLEQEAEQNIAVLAEKAHNEAIVQLDVASRSVFKENVRLNKALSYHIKEVEDLRKRNAALPEKNDNLTQQKETSQLIMNDTVSQITTQRSQITEMKVKVSTLERALASTVAEFECEKVSVKHRAKVRTQASGVELGKLQKLLTLRERELSRVKKLARSIVEQRTDTEILFHEALNQVKQEILTQRLEGEVTRSKRMNEVLSGRRDYAHIQNSVSTGSQEVETGNLRKHRTDISEMRWEQRERVLRLLFAKMNSKKSKKPIDAPALADFEGNPCSSDPSSEESSVTFLTQAEDFNMGSTAVSSDT
- the bbof1 gene encoding basal body-orientation factor 1-like isoform X1; translation: MPIKKGKKGKGKGKKDGKQESKRDKESDIERAKANAALWEARCDMTETSRIEYHETAGRLAKANEHLTDLQHKTEKKTIDIIAVLREKDVENEEKIAALEQRIQIEKTRSSQEKDSLITDFTLRIGKLEEKFEKRSSEFRIIQEELRIINDFLEKKPQMEQELRNMKESLDNADLDHQKTLKRMEQKFLNDKFHLEQEAEQNIAVLAEKAHNEAIVQLDVASRSVFKENVRLNKALSYHIKEVEDLRKRNAALPEKNDNLTQQKETSQLIMNDTVSQITTQRSQITEMKVKVSTLERALASTVAEFECEKVSVKHRAKVRTQASGVELGKLQKLLTLRERELSRVKKLARSIVEQRTDTEILFHEALNQVKQEILTQRLEGEVTRSKRMNEVLSGRRDYAHIQNSVSTGSQEVETGNLRKHRTDISEMRWEQRERVLRLLFAKMNSKKSKKPIDAPALADFEGNPCSSDPSSEESSVTFLTQAEDFNMGSTAVSSDT